A single region of the Salvelinus sp. IW2-2015 linkage group LG20, ASM291031v2, whole genome shotgun sequence genome encodes:
- the si:ch211-283g2.1 gene encoding sodium- and chloride-dependent GABA transporter ine isoform X2: protein MLLVMGIPLLYMELILGQYMRRGPVHALAKACPLLKGVGLATVAISFIMCTYYNIIITWGLYYLFSSFQSPLPWQSCNNTWNTPNCTDHINPNTSSHSSTASQQFFNYRMLERTGGVEESGVLRWELFLLLLLAWILLYFCIFKGVKSTGKVVYFTALFPYVILLALLINNVQLPGAMEGIRFFIIPNWEKLLELEVWVNAAAQIFNSIGIGFGSLMAMSSYNNFNNNILKDTLVISITNSLTSILAGFVIFSAFGYMSHLQDIPVSELAVDGPGLVFVVYPQAFATMPVAPLWAILFFFMLLCLGLDSQFAMVEVMVTSLMDGFGGPLMKFLRHKEMLVLAVCSTAFLLGIPHVMQVGIYVFQLMDHYTAIVSLMFLAFFEVLAICGLYGVRRLSANLKEMTGNRPNIFFRVCWMFVAPLLITIILVFTIIQFKPARYEDYVYPPWAQGIGWVIAMASIIWIPLGALHTLWVLPGSFTERLVKSITPYALENERGGDTYPNIAVISSLGRETEKPHIQTNL from the exons CCTCTGCTCTACATGGAGCTGATTCTGGGACAGTACATGAGAAGAGGGCCTGTTCATGCCCTGGCTAAAGCCTGCCCGCTGCTCAAAG GAGTGGGCCTGGCGACCGTGGCCATCTCCTTCATCATGTGTACTTACTACAACATCATCATCACATGGGGTCTGTACTACCTGTTCAGCTCCTTCCAGAGCCCGCTGCCCTGGCAGAGCTGCAACAACACATGGAACACCCCCAACTGCACCGATCACATAAACCCGAACACCAGCTCACACTCCTCCACCGCCAGCCAGCAGTTCTTCAA TTATAGGATGCTGGAGCGGacagggggagtggaggagagcggGGTGCTGCGATGGGAACTCTTTCTCCTGCTCCTTTTGGCCTGGATCCTCCTCTACTTCTGCATCTTCAAGGGGGTCAAGTCAACAGGgaag GTGGTATACTTCACGGCTCTCTTCCCATATGTCATCCTGTTAGCTCTGTTGATTAACAATGTCCAGCTCCCAGGAGCTATGGAAGGCATCCGCTTTTTCATCATACCAAACTGGGAGAAACTCCTGGAGTTGGAG GTTTGGGTCAACGCTGCAGCTCAGATCTTTAACTCCATTGGGATAGGCTTTGGCTCCCTCATGGCCATGTCCAGCTATAACAACTTCAACAACAACATATTAAA AGACACACTGGTTATCTCCATCACCAACTCCCTGACCAGTATTCTGGCAGGTTTTGTCATCTTCTCGGCATTCGGCTACATGTCACATCTCCAGGACATACCTGTCAGTGAGCTGGCTGTAGATG GTCCAGGACTAGTTTTTGTTGTTTACCCACAAGCCTTTGCAACAATGCCAGTGGCTCCGCTGTGGGCAATTCTGTTCTTCTTCATGCTCCTGTGCCTTGGGCTGGACAGCCAG TTTGCTATGGTGGAGGTGATGGTGACCAGCCTAATGGATGGGTTTGGAGGGCCCCTGATGAAGTTCCTGAGACACAAGGAGATGCTGGTTCTGGCAGTCTGCAGCACTGCCTTTCTGCTGGGGATACCCCATGTCATGCAG GTGGGGATCTATGTATTCCAGCTGATGGACCACTACACGGCCATAGTGTCTCTCATGTTCCTGGCCTTCTTTGAGGTGCTGGCCATCTGCGGGCTTTATG GTGTGAGGAGGCTTTCGGCAAACTTAAAGGAGATGACAGGAAATAGGCCTAATATCTTCTTCAGAGTGTGCTGGATGTTTGTGGCTCCTCTTCTGATCACT ATTATCCTGGTGTTCACAATCATCCAGTTTAAACCAGCTCGCTATGAGGACTACGTGTATCCCCCGTGGGCTCAGGGGATTGGCTGGGTCATCGCTATGGCGTCCATCATCTGGATCCCACTCGGAGCTCTTCACACACTGTGGGTTCTGCCAGGCTCCTTCACTGAG AGATTAGTAAAGTCAATCACCCCCTATGCACTGGAGAACGAGAGGGGAGGAGACACATACCCAAACATAGCAGTCATCAGCTCCTTAGGTAGAGAAACAGAGAAGCCTCACATTCAGACAAACCTCTGA